In Sphingopyxis macrogoltabida, the sequence CCGCTTCCGAGGGGCCGATATGCAGGCCGACGATCTCGCGCCGGCCCTCGGTGTTGACGGCCATGGCGATTATTGCGGCAACGCTGATGATCCGCCCGCCTTCGCGTACCTTGAGATAGGTGGCATCGAGCCAGAGATACGGCCATTCGCCGGTGAGCGGGCGTTTCAGAAAGGCATGGACGCGCTCGTCAATGTCCTTGCAAAGCTTGGAGACGGTGGACTTGGAGATGCCGGTCATGCCCATGGCCTGGACGAGTTCATCGACCCGCCGGGTGCTGACCCCGCCGATCCACGCTTCCTGGATCACCGCAACCAGCGCTTTCTCGACCATCTTGCGGGGCTCAAGGAAGCCCGGAAAGTAGGACCCAGCACGCAGCTTGGGGATTTTCAGGTTCAGCGTGCCTACCCGGGTATCCAGCGAACGGTCGCGATAGCCGTTGCGCCAGGTCGCGCGCTCGCTGCTGCGTTCGTGGCGACCCGCGCCGATCAGGCCATCAACGTCGGCCTCCATGATCAGCTGCAGCACGTTCTCGGCGATGGTGCGCAAAAAATCCGGTTGGCCGCCCTTCGCAGCAAGCTCTTCGATCAGTAATCTGTCCTCGGTCATCGG encodes:
- a CDS encoding IS256-like element ISSpma2 family transposase → MTEDRLLIEELAAKGGQPDFLRTIAENVLQLIMEADVDGLIGAGRHERSSERATWRNGYRDRSLDTRVGTLNLKIPKLRAGSYFPGFLEPRKMVEKALVAVIQEAWIGGVSTRRVDELVQAMGMTGISKSTVSKLCKDIDERVHAFLKRPLTGEWPYLWLDATYLKVREGGRIISVAAIIAMAVNTEGRREIVGLHIGPSEAEVFWSDFLKDLVRRGLTGVKLVISDAHEGLKGAITRVMGATWQRCRVHFMRNALSYVPKGQNTVVAAAIRQVFLQPDQKSATQVWRQVADQLRTRWPKLGACMDEAETDVLAYTGFPTQHRTKLHSTNPLERLNKEVKRRADVVGIFPNEDSIIRLVGAVLMEQNDEWQLQHRYMQIEGMAELNQPMIEEENQPLHITAKAA